A genome region from Methylobacterium sp. FF17 includes the following:
- a CDS encoding Crp/Fnr family transcriptional regulator produces MTQVTSSAVSSSSPFIRKLEAFAVLSDEDRLMLERISTEPYVVDPQTDLVREGDKPDGVYLIMEGMACRHKRLVSGARQIMAYLVPGDLCDLDVALLDQMDHTITTLSDCKVVRLSPKTVADIMEDHPAVARGLRIGTLVDEATLREWLLNVGRRTPIQRLAHLFCELFERLAVVGQVRHDSFSLPLAHTDLADTTGLTKVHVTRSIQELRRQRLIDLTDGDLKILDLPRLREIAGFRANYLHLGDAAAA; encoded by the coding sequence ATGACACAGGTTACATCGTCTGCGGTAAGCTCCTCCAGCCCCTTCATCCGTAAGCTGGAAGCGTTCGCCGTGCTGTCGGACGAAGACCGCCTGATGCTAGAGCGGATCAGCACCGAACCTTATGTCGTCGACCCGCAGACCGACCTCGTACGGGAAGGCGACAAGCCTGATGGCGTTTACCTCATCATGGAGGGCATGGCCTGTCGCCATAAGCGGCTGGTGAGCGGCGCGCGCCAAATCATGGCCTACCTCGTGCCGGGCGACCTGTGCGACCTCGACGTGGCTCTGCTGGACCAGATGGATCACACCATCACGACGCTGTCTGACTGCAAGGTCGTTCGCCTCTCCCCGAAGACTGTCGCAGACATCATGGAGGACCACCCGGCCGTTGCACGCGGACTGCGTATCGGCACCCTGGTCGACGAGGCCACCTTGCGCGAGTGGCTGCTCAATGTCGGCCGCCGGACGCCGATCCAGCGGCTCGCCCACCTGTTCTGCGAACTATTCGAGCGCTTGGCAGTCGTCGGCCAGGTCCGACATGACAGCTTCAGCCTGCCGCTCGCGCACACGGATCTGGCCGACACCACGGGCCTGACCAAGGTGCATGTCACGCGCTCTATCCAGGAACTCAGGCGGCAGCGGCTGATTGACCTTACGGATGGTGACCTGAAGATACTGGACCTTCCTCGACTGCGGGAAATAGCCGGCTTCAGGGCGAACTATCTGCACCTCGGAGACGCTGCTGCCGCATGA
- a CDS encoding IS110 family RNA-guided transposase: MEITTVGIDLAKSIFQVHAIDAAGQVVVRKALRRAQVVPFFAKLPRCLVGMEACGTSHHWARELMRLGHDVRLMPPAYVKPYVKRGKTDANDAAAICEAVTRPSMRFVPVKSTEQQAALALHRTRDLLVKQRTQLVNMIRGLLAEFGIEMARGLRHALELAARLSAGDAAEVPPLAHRVVTGLADQIGAVQIQLTRLEKELLAWHRDNDLSQRLATIPGIGIVSATALAASVSEPERFRSGRQFAASLGLTPLQNCSGGKERLGRISRMGDRYLRRLLVVGMTSLIRRAKATPTSVDPRLPALLQRKPVRVVTVAAANRTARVAWAIMTRGGTYRAPAATAA; encoded by the coding sequence ATGGAGATCACCACCGTCGGCATCGATCTGGCCAAGAGCATCTTCCAGGTTCACGCCATCGACGCAGCTGGGCAGGTCGTCGTTCGCAAGGCGCTGAGGCGGGCGCAGGTCGTGCCGTTCTTCGCCAAGCTGCCGCGCTGCCTGGTTGGCATGGAGGCGTGCGGAACGTCCCACCACTGGGCCCGGGAACTGATGAGGCTCGGCCACGACGTGCGGCTGATGCCGCCGGCTTACGTGAAGCCATACGTCAAGCGCGGCAAAACCGATGCGAACGATGCCGCCGCCATCTGCGAGGCGGTGACGCGCCCCAGCATGCGGTTCGTGCCGGTGAAGTCGACTGAGCAGCAGGCGGCGCTGGCGCTGCACCGGACGCGCGACCTGCTGGTCAAGCAACGCACCCAGTTGGTGAACATGATCCGCGGCCTGCTCGCCGAGTTCGGGATCGAGATGGCGCGGGGCCTGCGCCATGCGCTCGAACTGGCGGCCAGGCTCTCAGCCGGAGACGCGGCCGAGGTGCCGCCGTTAGCCCATCGTGTGGTAACCGGGCTGGCCGATCAGATCGGCGCCGTGCAGATCCAGCTCACCCGGCTGGAGAAGGAGTTGCTGGCCTGGCATCGGGACAACGACCTGTCGCAGCGCCTAGCGACGATCCCCGGGATCGGCATCGTCTCGGCGACAGCGCTGGCCGCCTCGGTGAGCGAGCCCGAGCGCTTCCGCTCCGGTCGGCAGTTCGCGGCCTCGTTGGGCCTGACACCGCTGCAGAACTGCAGCGGCGGCAAGGAGCGCCTGGGCCGGATCTCGCGCATGGGCGACCGTTATCTGCGACGCCTGCTCGTGGTCGGCATGACCTCTCTGATCCGGCGTGCGAAGGCGACGCCGACGTCGGTCGACCCACGGCTGCCGGCGCTGCTCCAGCGCAAGCCAGTGCGTGTCGTGACCGTGGCAGCGGCCAATCGCACGGCGCGGGTCGCCTGGGCGATCATGACCCGCGGCGGCACCTACCGCGCACCCGCGGCCACGGCCGCCTGA
- a CDS encoding PAS domain-containing protein — MFGRDERIEKHRQAEMASYAILDTPAESEFDDIVKVASDACGMPVSLISLLDGDRQWFKAETGFGQSETPLSQSICAYAVQQDDVFQIEDLTRDERTAANPLVTEGPQVRFYAGAPLKTPDGVALGALCVLDTKPNKLTPAQAFVLRTLAHQVVTTLELRRSLRLRKESDRRNKAILESAVDYAIVSMDLKGMVTSWSPGAELILGWDQADMCGKPAHVFFTEEDVAAGIPEQEMASALLHGRGTDERWHLRKDGSLFWANGEMMPLRDEDGRHEGFLKILRDRTVQRDAAAKEQADAAFMRGVLASSADCIKVLDPDAKLTFMNEGGLAVMEAEDFNQVRGCDWTGFWHGQARADAKSAFWEALAGGTGHFQAPADTLKGTPKWWDVQVTPIRGADGRPERLLVVSRDITRQRASEQLIADSEKRWRGLFEGMQEGFFSGEIIRDAEGRAIDCRFVEINPAFASQSGLPIETVGRTVREVIPSVPDWVIQVYARVVETGTPEVFDIEVPELGRVFEVRAYRETELRFAAMFIDVSDRKRADARRTALVELGDRLRNTSDPSEIARVAAEILGRTLYLSHAGYGAVDHDRETILVERGWTAPGLPSIGGLHGFRDYGSYIDALKGGHAVIIDDVGGDPRTASDEDALAAIHVRSLLNLPLMEHGRFVALLYALKDVPYAWKPEEISFANNIADRTRAALARIEAEERQKTLNLELSHRMKNMLAMVQSIATQTMRTATDLDTAKEVLAGRLIALSKSHDLLLGGEMGAAPIKTLIGSALQTHEDNPSRFVLDGPTFTVGAKAAMSLSLMLHELATNAAKYGALSTANGQVSITWQLRDVDGELHCALRWSEAGGPAVVPPTRTGFGSRLIGRGLAGNFGGDVDLSYPAGGVVCTIDAPLAGLQAEDAPQTAH; from the coding sequence ATGTTCGGTCGGGACGAGCGGATCGAGAAGCATAGGCAGGCCGAGATGGCCAGCTACGCCATTCTCGACACGCCTGCGGAGTCGGAGTTCGACGACATCGTGAAGGTGGCGTCCGATGCCTGCGGCATGCCGGTGTCCCTGATCTCGCTCCTCGACGGCGACCGGCAATGGTTCAAGGCCGAGACGGGTTTCGGGCAGAGCGAAACGCCGCTGTCGCAGTCGATCTGCGCCTATGCCGTGCAACAGGACGACGTCTTCCAGATCGAGGACCTGACCCGGGACGAACGAACGGCGGCCAATCCCCTGGTGACCGAGGGGCCTCAAGTCCGGTTCTACGCCGGCGCCCCGCTCAAGACCCCGGATGGTGTGGCCCTCGGTGCGCTGTGCGTCTTGGACACCAAACCCAACAAGCTCACGCCGGCGCAGGCGTTCGTGTTGCGGACGTTGGCGCACCAGGTCGTCACCACCCTCGAACTGAGGCGGTCGCTGAGGCTGCGCAAGGAGAGCGACCGGCGCAACAAAGCCATCCTGGAGAGCGCGGTCGACTACGCCATCGTCTCGATGGACCTGAAGGGGATGGTGACGAGCTGGTCCCCGGGTGCCGAACTCATCCTCGGCTGGGACCAGGCCGACATGTGCGGCAAGCCCGCCCATGTCTTCTTCACCGAGGAGGACGTCGCGGCCGGCATCCCCGAGCAGGAGATGGCCTCGGCCCTGCTGCATGGGCGCGGCACCGACGAGCGCTGGCACCTGCGCAAGGACGGTAGCCTGTTCTGGGCCAACGGCGAGATGATGCCGCTGCGCGACGAGGATGGGCGGCACGAGGGCTTCCTCAAGATCCTACGCGACCGAACGGTACAGCGTGACGCCGCCGCCAAGGAGCAGGCCGACGCCGCGTTCATGCGAGGCGTGCTGGCTTCCTCGGCCGACTGCATCAAGGTACTCGATCCCGATGCCAAGCTGACCTTCATGAACGAGGGCGGCCTCGCAGTGATGGAGGCCGAGGATTTCAATCAGGTCAGGGGCTGCGACTGGACCGGGTTCTGGCACGGGCAGGCCAGGGCCGATGCCAAGTCGGCGTTCTGGGAAGCGCTGGCCGGCGGCACCGGCCACTTCCAGGCCCCAGCCGACACGCTGAAGGGAACCCCGAAGTGGTGGGACGTGCAGGTCACGCCGATCCGGGGAGCCGACGGCCGGCCCGAGCGGCTGCTGGTGGTCTCGCGGGACATCACCCGGCAGCGGGCCTCCGAGCAACTGATCGCGGACAGCGAGAAGCGCTGGCGCGGGCTGTTCGAGGGGATGCAGGAGGGCTTCTTCAGCGGCGAGATCATCCGCGATGCGGAAGGTAGGGCAATCGATTGCCGGTTCGTGGAGATCAACCCGGCCTTCGCCTCGCAGTCCGGCCTGCCAATCGAGACCGTGGGCCGAACCGTGCGCGAGGTCATCCCCAGCGTCCCGGATTGGGTGATCCAGGTCTACGCCCGAGTCGTTGAGACCGGCACGCCGGAGGTCTTCGACATCGAGGTGCCCGAACTCGGACGCGTGTTCGAGGTCCGGGCGTACCGCGAGACCGAACTTCGGTTCGCAGCCATGTTCATCGACGTCTCCGACCGCAAGCGCGCCGATGCCAGGCGTACGGCCCTGGTCGAACTCGGCGACCGGCTGCGCAACACTAGCGATCCGTCCGAGATCGCAAGGGTCGCGGCCGAGATCCTTGGTCGGACCTTGTACCTGTCCCATGCCGGCTACGGCGCGGTGGACCATGACCGCGAGACCATCCTCGTGGAACGGGGATGGACGGCGCCGGGACTGCCGAGCATCGGCGGCCTGCACGGCTTCCGGGACTACGGCTCGTACATTGACGCCCTGAAGGGCGGACACGCCGTGATCATCGACGACGTGGGCGGGGACCCTCGGACCGCCTCGGATGAAGACGCCCTCGCGGCCATCCACGTGCGTTCGCTGCTCAACCTGCCCTTGATGGAACACGGGCGGTTCGTCGCCCTGCTCTACGCCCTGAAAGATGTCCCATACGCCTGGAAACCGGAGGAGATCAGCTTCGCCAACAACATCGCGGACAGGACGCGCGCGGCCTTGGCGAGGATCGAGGCGGAGGAACGGCAGAAGACTCTGAACCTCGAACTCAGCCATCGCATGAAGAACATGCTGGCGATGGTCCAGTCCATCGCCACCCAGACCATGCGCACGGCCACCGACCTGGACACCGCCAAGGAAGTCTTGGCCGGTCGCCTGATCGCGCTTAGCAAGTCTCACGACCTGCTCCTCGGGGGCGAGATGGGTGCGGCACCCATCAAGACCCTGATCGGAAGCGCCCTGCAGACCCACGAGGACAACCCGAGCCGTTTCGTGTTGGACGGCCCGACCTTCACCGTCGGGGCCAAGGCGGCGATGTCGTTGTCGCTCATGCTGCACGAGCTCGCGACCAACGCGGCCAAGTACGGGGCGCTCTCGACGGCGAACGGACAGGTGTCGATCACCTGGCAGCTTCGCGACGTAGACGGCGAGCTCCATTGCGCCTTGCGTTGGTCGGAAGCGGGTGGTCCCGCCGTAGTGCCGCCGACGCGCACCGGGTTCGGCTCGCGTTTGATCGGGCGGGGCCTGGCCGGCAACTTCGGAGGCGATGTCGACCTGTCCTACCCGGCTGGCGGTGTCGTTTGCACGATTGATGCCCCCCTCGCCGGCCTACAAGCCGAGGATGCGCCGCAGACCGCCCACTGA
- a CDS encoding Crp/Fnr family transcriptional regulator, translating to MLNPLIQKLGRRFSLSEPDERALRDASAHLRVTNPRTNLISEGDVPDHVHLIQKGFACRYKALPNGGRSIVAFLIPGDFCDLNVSILGAMDHCIGTISSCDVVRIPRSVMNDLTGNYPVLNRALQWAGLVDEAILREWLVCMGRRSADEQVAHLFCEFLIRLQAVGLATENSYAFPLTQLDLGDATGLSNVHVNRVLQALRGLGLVVLKERYVTLPDVAAIKAYAGFDPNYLHLNPKAPPYPVM from the coding sequence ATGCTCAATCCGCTCATCCAGAAGCTTGGACGCCGTTTCTCGCTCTCCGAGCCCGACGAAAGAGCCCTTAGGGATGCGAGTGCCCACCTTCGCGTAACTAATCCTCGCACCAACCTCATTTCGGAGGGAGACGTGCCGGATCACGTTCACCTGATCCAGAAAGGTTTTGCCTGCCGCTACAAGGCCCTTCCGAACGGCGGGCGATCAATCGTCGCCTTTCTCATTCCCGGGGACTTCTGCGACCTGAACGTGTCGATCCTCGGCGCGATGGACCACTGCATCGGAACGATCAGCTCCTGCGACGTGGTGCGTATCCCACGTTCGGTGATGAACGACCTCACGGGGAATTACCCGGTCCTGAACCGCGCCTTGCAGTGGGCTGGCCTGGTTGATGAGGCGATCCTGCGGGAGTGGTTGGTGTGCATGGGTCGTCGCTCCGCTGACGAGCAGGTCGCGCACCTGTTCTGCGAGTTCCTCATCCGCCTTCAAGCGGTCGGGCTTGCGACAGAGAACAGCTACGCGTTCCCCCTAACGCAGCTTGATCTCGGCGACGCAACCGGGCTCTCGAACGTGCACGTCAACCGCGTGCTTCAGGCGTTGCGGGGTCTAGGGTTGGTCGTGCTCAAGGAGAGGTATGTCACCCTACCCGACGTGGCAGCCATCAAGGCCTATGCGGGCTTCGATCCGAACTACCTTCACCTAAACCCGAAGGCTCCCCCGTACCCTGTTATGTGA
- the fdhF gene encoding formate dehydrogenase subunit alpha: MSNAPETYGEKSASPEVRADAAQDAGGQAQGSKPEAGGAYSQGAKSGGQAAPEPSGTFGLRDGPVAPPSIAFEFDGRQVEARPGETIWAVAKRIGTHIPHLCHKPDPGYRPDGNCRACMVEIEGERVLAASCKRTPAIGMKVKSASERATKARAMVLELLVADQPERETSHDPTSHFWVQADFLDVTESRFPAAERWTGDFSHPAMSVNLDACIQCNLCVRACREVQVNDVIGMAYRSAEAKIVFDFDDPMGGSTCVACGECVQACPTGALMPSAYLDAEHKTRTVYPDREVTSLCPYCGVGCQVSYKVKNERIVYAEGVDGPANHNRLCVKGRFGFDYIHHPHRLTAPLIRLDNVPKDANDQVDPANPWTHFREATWEEALDRAAGGLTTVRDTHGRRSLAGFGSAKGSNEEAYLFQKLVRLGFGSNNVDHCTRLCHASSVAALMEGLNSGAVTAPFSAALDAEVIIVIGANPTVNHPVAATFLKNAVKQHGAKLIVMDPRRQVLSRHAFKHLAFKPGSDVAMLNAMLNVIVTERLYDEQYIAGYTENFEALKEKIVDFTPERMAPVCGIDAETLREVARLYARAKSSIIFWGMGVSQHVHGTDNARCLIALALITGQIGRPGTGLHPLRGQNNVQGASDAGLIPMVYPDYQSVEKEAVRKLFEEFWGQSLDPKNGLTVVEIMRAIHAGEIKGMFVEGENPAMSDPDLNHARHALAMLDHLVVQDLFLTETAFHADVVLPASAFAEKAGTFTNTDRRVQIAQPVVSPPGDARQDWWIIQELANRMGLVWNYRGPADIFAEMARVMPSFNNITWERLEREGAVTYPVDAPDKPGNEIIFYAGFPTESGRAKIVPAAIVPPDEVPDAEFPMVLSTGRVLEHWHTGSMTRRAGVLDALEPEAVAFLAPKELYRLGLEPGDTMKLETRRGAVHLKVRSDRDVPAGMIFMPFCYAEAAANLLTNPALDPMGKIPEFKFCAARASAVNVTHMAAE, encoded by the coding sequence ATGAGCAATGCCCCCGAAACGTACGGCGAAAAGTCCGCAAGCCCCGAGGTCCGAGCCGACGCTGCGCAGGATGCCGGCGGCCAGGCGCAGGGCTCGAAGCCGGAAGCGGGCGGCGCCTACTCGCAGGGGGCGAAGTCCGGGGGGCAGGCCGCCCCCGAGCCGTCCGGGACGTTCGGCTTAAGGGACGGCCCGGTCGCCCCGCCGTCGATCGCGTTCGAGTTCGACGGCCGGCAGGTCGAAGCCCGGCCGGGCGAGACGATCTGGGCGGTGGCCAAGCGTATCGGGACGCACATCCCGCACCTCTGTCACAAGCCCGATCCCGGCTATCGCCCGGACGGCAACTGCCGTGCCTGCATGGTCGAGATCGAGGGCGAGCGCGTGCTAGCTGCCTCGTGCAAGCGGACCCCTGCCATCGGCATGAAGGTGAAGTCGGCATCCGAGCGGGCCACCAAGGCGCGAGCGATGGTGCTCGAACTGCTGGTCGCCGACCAGCCCGAGCGCGAGACCTCACATGACCCAACCTCACACTTCTGGGTTCAGGCCGACTTTCTAGACGTTACCGAAAGCCGCTTCCCGGCGGCCGAGCGATGGACCGGGGACTTCAGCCACCCGGCGATGAGCGTCAACCTCGACGCCTGCATCCAGTGCAATCTCTGCGTCCGGGCCTGCCGCGAGGTCCAGGTCAACGACGTCATCGGCATGGCCTACCGCTCCGCCGAGGCCAAAATTGTGTTCGACTTCGACGACCCGATGGGCGGCTCGACCTGCGTCGCCTGTGGCGAATGCGTTCAGGCCTGCCCGACCGGGGCGCTGATGCCGTCCGCTTACCTCGACGCCGAGCACAAGACCCGCACGGTCTATCCCGACCGCGAGGTGACGTCGCTGTGCCCGTATTGCGGCGTCGGCTGCCAGGTCTCCTACAAGGTCAAGAACGAGCGGATCGTCTACGCTGAAGGCGTGGACGGGCCTGCGAACCACAACCGGCTCTGCGTGAAGGGTCGCTTCGGATTCGATTACATCCACCACCCCCATCGCCTGACGGCGCCGTTGATCCGGCTCGACAACGTCCCGAAGGACGCCAACGACCAGGTCGATCCCGCCAACCCGTGGACCCACTTCCGCGAGGCGACCTGGGAAGAGGCCCTCGACCGCGCCGCAGGCGGCCTGACGACCGTCCGCGACACCCACGGGCGCAGGTCCCTCGCCGGCTTCGGCTCGGCCAAGGGCTCGAACGAGGAGGCTTACCTCTTCCAGAAGCTCGTCCGGCTCGGCTTCGGCTCCAATAACGTCGACCACTGCACGCGCCTGTGCCACGCGTCCTCGGTCGCCGCACTGATGGAAGGCCTGAATTCCGGCGCCGTCACGGCGCCGTTCTCGGCGGCGCTCGACGCCGAGGTCATCATCGTGATCGGTGCCAACCCGACCGTGAACCATCCGGTCGCGGCGACCTTCCTCAAGAATGCCGTGAAGCAGCACGGTGCCAAGCTGATCGTCATGGACCCTCGGCGGCAGGTCCTGTCTCGGCATGCCTTCAAGCACCTCGCCTTCAAGCCGGGCTCGGACGTCGCGATGCTGAACGCGATGCTCAACGTCATTGTCACGGAGCGGCTCTACGACGAGCAGTACATCGCCGGCTACACCGAGAACTTCGAGGCGCTGAAAGAGAAGATTGTCGACTTCACGCCGGAGAGGATGGCCCCGGTCTGCGGTATCGACGCTGAGACCCTGCGCGAGGTCGCCCGGCTCTACGCCCGGGCCAAGTCCTCGATCATCTTCTGGGGCATGGGCGTCAGCCAGCACGTTCACGGCACCGACAACGCGCGGTGCCTCATCGCGCTCGCCCTCATCACCGGTCAGATCGGGCGCCCGGGTACGGGGCTGCACCCGCTTCGGGGCCAGAATAACGTCCAGGGCGCGTCCGATGCAGGCCTGATCCCGATGGTCTATCCTGACTACCAGTCGGTTGAGAAGGAGGCGGTGCGCAAGCTCTTCGAGGAGTTCTGGGGCCAGTCCCTCGACCCGAAGAACGGGCTGACGGTCGTCGAGATCATGCGCGCAATCCACGCCGGCGAGATCAAGGGCATGTTCGTCGAAGGCGAGAATCCGGCGATGTCGGACCCGGATCTCAACCACGCCCGACACGCGCTGGCGATGCTGGACCACCTCGTCGTGCAGGACCTGTTCTTGACCGAGACCGCGTTCCACGCCGACGTAGTGCTGCCAGCCTCGGCTTTTGCCGAGAAGGCTGGTACGTTCACCAACACCGACCGTCGGGTGCAGATCGCCCAGCCGGTGGTGTCGCCGCCGGGCGATGCCCGCCAGGATTGGTGGATCATCCAGGAACTCGCCAACCGGATGGGGCTGGTCTGGAACTACCGCGGGCCGGCCGACATCTTCGCCGAGATGGCCCGAGTGATGCCCTCGTTCAACAACATCACCTGGGAGCGCCTGGAACGAGAGGGGGCGGTGACCTACCCGGTCGACGCGCCCGACAAGCCGGGCAACGAGATCATCTTCTACGCCGGCTTCCCGACCGAGAGCGGCCGGGCCAAGATCGTGCCGGCGGCCATCGTCCCGCCTGACGAGGTGCCGGACGCTGAATTCCCGATGGTACTGTCAACCGGCCGGGTGCTGGAGCACTGGCACACTGGCTCGATGACGCGGCGCGCCGGCGTCCTCGATGCGCTCGAACCGGAGGCGGTGGCCTTCCTGGCGCCAAAGGAGCTCTACCGCCTCGGCCTCGAACCGGGTGACACGATGAAACTGGAGACCCGTCGGGGGGCCGTCCACTTAAAGGTGCGATCCGACCGCGACGTGCCGGCTGGCATGATCTTCATGCCGTTCTGCTACGCCGAGGCCGCCGCCAACCTGTTGACCAACCCGGCGCTTGATCCGATGGGCAAGATCCCGGAGTTCAAGTTCTGTGCCGCCCGGGCCTCCGCGGTCAATGTGACTCATATGGCGGCCGAATAG
- a CDS encoding NAD(P)H-dependent oxidoreductase subunit E: MSEAAGTVRNFSHPGKGRNKARPVPKGRQVEPRAKVEIEELLGTRPRQRDLLIEHLHLIQDTYGQIGADHLAALADEMGLAFAEVFETATFYAHFDVVKEGDADIPRLTVRVCDSITCAMFGADELLTTLQCELASDQVRVVRAPCVGLCDHAPAVEVGHNFLRKADLASVRAAVEAGDTHAHLPDYIDYDAYRATGGYATLDRLRSGELSVDDVFQVLDDGGLRGLGGAGFPTGRKWRSVRGEPGPRLMAVNGDEGEPGTFKDQLYLNTDPHRFLEGMLIGAHVVEAPDVYIYLRDEYPISREILTREIARIPAGGPSIHLRRGAGAYICGEESSLIESLEGKRGLPRHKPPFPFQVGLFNRPTLINNIETLFWVRDLIGRGAGWWKGHGRNDRVGLRSYSVSGRVRQPGVKLAPAGLTIQELIDEHCGGMLEGHAFAAYLPGGASGGILPASMNDIPLDFGTLEKYGCFIGSAAVVVMSDRDDVRGAALNLMRFFEDESCGQCTPCRSGTQKARILMEDRVWDTELLGELAQCMRDSSICGLGQAASNPLSSVIRFFPDLFPASRALAAE, from the coding sequence ATGAGTGAGGCCGCAGGGACAGTCAGGAATTTCTCCCACCCCGGCAAGGGCCGCAACAAGGCCCGCCCGGTGCCGAAGGGCCGCCAGGTCGAGCCGCGCGCCAAGGTCGAGATCGAGGAACTTCTCGGAACGCGCCCCCGCCAACGCGATCTGCTGATCGAGCATCTCCACTTGATCCAGGACACCTACGGGCAGATCGGGGCGGACCACCTTGCGGCGCTGGCCGACGAGATGGGCCTCGCCTTCGCCGAGGTGTTCGAGACGGCGACGTTCTACGCCCACTTCGACGTGGTGAAGGAGGGCGACGCCGACATCCCGCGCCTGACCGTCCGCGTCTGCGACAGCATCACCTGCGCGATGTTCGGGGCCGACGAATTGCTTACGACGCTCCAGTGCGAGCTGGCATCGGACCAGGTCCGCGTCGTGCGCGCCCCGTGTGTCGGGTTGTGCGACCACGCGCCCGCCGTCGAGGTCGGGCACAATTTCCTGCGCAAGGCCGATCTGGCATCCGTGCGGGCCGCGGTGGAAGCCGGCGACACCCATGCCCACCTGCCCGACTACATCGATTACGACGCTTACCGGGCGACTGGTGGATACGCGACGCTCGACCGTCTTCGCAGCGGTGAACTCTCCGTCGACGACGTCTTCCAGGTGCTCGACGATGGCGGCTTGCGCGGCCTCGGCGGCGCCGGCTTCCCGACCGGACGCAAGTGGAGGTCGGTACGCGGCGAGCCTGGCCCGCGGCTGATGGCGGTCAACGGCGACGAAGGCGAGCCCGGCACGTTCAAGGACCAGCTTTACCTCAACACCGATCCGCACCGCTTCCTCGAAGGCATGCTGATCGGCGCCCATGTGGTCGAGGCGCCGGACGTCTACATCTACCTACGCGACGAGTACCCGATCTCGCGCGAGATCCTGACCCGTGAAATCGCACGGATTCCTGCCGGAGGACCAAGCATCCATCTCCGCCGCGGGGCCGGGGCCTACATCTGCGGCGAGGAATCCTCGCTGATCGAGTCGCTCGAAGGCAAGCGCGGGCTCCCGCGGCACAAGCCGCCGTTCCCGTTCCAAGTTGGCCTGTTCAATCGCCCGACCCTCATCAACAACATCGAGACGCTTTTTTGGGTTCGCGACCTTATCGGGCGCGGCGCCGGCTGGTGGAAGGGTCACGGCCGCAACGACCGCGTTGGCCTGCGCTCCTATTCGGTGTCGGGGCGCGTGAGGCAGCCCGGCGTGAAGCTGGCGCCCGCCGGCCTCACCATCCAGGAACTCATCGATGAGCACTGCGGCGGCATGCTGGAGGGGCACGCCTTCGCGGCATACCTGCCAGGTGGCGCGTCCGGTGGCATCCTGCCAGCGTCGATGAACGACATCCCGCTCGATTTCGGCACCCTCGAAAAATATGGGTGCTTCATCGGTTCGGCGGCCGTCGTGGTGATGTCTGACCGGGACGACGTGCGCGGGGCCGCTCTGAACCTAATGCGGTTCTTTGAAGACGAGAGCTGCGGGCAGTGTACGCCCTGCCGCTCTGGCACCCAGAAGGCCCGCATCCTAATGGAGGACCGTGTCTGGGACACCGAGCTTTTGGGGGAGCTTGCTCAATGCATGCGCGACTCCTCGATCTGTGGGTTGGGCCAGGCGGCCTCGAACCCCCTGAGCAGCGTCATCCGGTTCTTCCCCGACCTCTTCCCGGCCTCCCGGGCGCTGGCTGCCGAATGA
- a CDS encoding tyrosine-type recombinase/integrase yields MGHSEHDPAFKNCRPWNAGQKLGAKRALKPQQVWAIRFWLDGQRRVRDRAMFDLAIDSKLRGCDIVKLKIGELVSGGHVRPRVIVVQRKTGRPVQFELLEPARTSILTWLGCRGGGLDDYAFPSRINHEAHISTRQYARLVDEWVTGIGLRREDYGTHSLRRTKASLIYKRTGNLRAVQILLGHTKIESTVRYLGVDVEDALALAEATEI; encoded by the coding sequence ATGGGACATTCAGAGCACGACCCAGCCTTCAAAAACTGTCGACCGTGGAACGCAGGACAGAAGCTCGGTGCCAAACGCGCTCTCAAACCACAGCAGGTTTGGGCCATCCGTTTCTGGCTTGACGGGCAGCGACGTGTACGCGACCGCGCCATGTTCGACCTTGCTATCGACAGCAAGCTGCGCGGTTGTGACATCGTCAAATTGAAGATCGGTGAGCTTGTCAGCGGTGGGCACGTCCGTCCACGCGTCATCGTCGTTCAGCGAAAGACCGGACGGCCTGTACAGTTCGAACTGCTTGAACCAGCACGTACCAGCATTTTGACTTGGTTGGGGTGCCGAGGTGGCGGGCTTGACGATTACGCCTTTCCCAGCCGGATCAACCATGAGGCGCACATAAGCACCCGGCAGTACGCCCGTCTGGTAGATGAATGGGTGACGGGCATAGGACTACGGCGTGAGGACTACGGTACTCATTCTCTACGTCGAACAAAGGCGTCATTGATCTACAAGCGAACCGGCAACTTACGCGCTGTGCAAATTCTGCTCGGGCATACAAAAATCGAGAGCACGGTACGATACCTCGGCGTGGACGTTGAAGACGCGCTCGCTCTGGCAGAAGCGACCGAAATCTGA
- a CDS encoding DUF6894 family protein, which translates to MPRYFFDIHDGQTLRDEEGTVLPGPEEAARYAKKILPGIAAHEVPKDGEHQAFSVLVTNEEGHPIYSAAVTYTGTWLIR; encoded by the coding sequence GTGCCTCGCTACTTCTTCGATATCCATGACGGCCAGACGCTTCGCGACGAAGAGGGCACGGTCCTTCCGGGCCCTGAGGAGGCGGCTCGTTATGCGAAGAAGATCTTGCCCGGGATCGCAGCGCACGAGGTGCCGAAGGACGGCGAACACCAAGCCTTTTCGGTGCTGGTGACCAACGAGGAAGGGCATCCCATCTACTCGGCCGCTGTGACCTACACAGGCACGTGGCTCATCCGGTGA